From the Selenomonas timonae genome, one window contains:
- the nuoK gene encoding NADH-quinone oxidoreductase subunit NuoK yields MIGLPDLLFVAAVLFCIGLYGLLTRRGIIPILMCVELMLNAVNINLVAFDRFYAHNMEGQLMALFSIAVAASEIAVGLALAFRLYQIRFTTNVDELDTLRD; encoded by the coding sequence ATGATTGGACTGCCAGATTTGCTCTTTGTCGCGGCCGTACTCTTCTGTATCGGACTTTACGGTCTGCTCACACGGCGCGGCATCATCCCGATTCTCATGTGCGTGGAGCTGATGCTCAATGCGGTGAACATCAACCTCGTCGCATTCGACCGCTTCTATGCACACAACATGGAGGGACAGCTCATGGCTCTCTTCTCGATTGCGGTCGCCGCGTCCGAGATCGCCGTCGGGCTTGCCCTCGCATTCCGTCTGTATCAGATCCGCTTCACGACGAATGTCGATGAACTGGATACGCTCAGAGACTAG
- a CDS encoding NADH-quinone oxidoreductase subunit D gives MVRSETYTLNMGPQHPSTHGVLQVQLELDGERIVKATPIMGYLHRGIEKLLEDRTYVQGLPYTDRLDYISAMNNNFGYALAVEELAGIETTPRAEYIRVIMAELNRINSHLIFIGTLANDLGASTGMLYCFRDREKILDIFNLVCGARQTFHYIRIGGVKEDISPEAEVLIRAFLDEVPVFLEEYNKLLTGNEIFIRRIVGTSPLTTEQALSYNMTGPNLRATGLAFDLRKVDGYSVYDDFDFDIPVGKNGDNWDRYMVKLNEIAESAKIIRQAIDGLPEGDFMGKKVPKVIKPPKGEVFSRTEGTRGELGFYIVSDGTTKPYRIHIRRPSFVNMQGLDAMCRGMFIGDSVAAYSSIDPIMGEVDC, from the coding sequence ATGGTACGCAGCGAGACCTACACGCTTAACATGGGGCCGCAGCATCCCTCGACGCACGGCGTTCTGCAGGTACAGCTCGAGCTTGACGGTGAGCGCATCGTGAAGGCGACGCCGATCATGGGCTATCTCCATCGCGGCATCGAAAAGCTGCTCGAGGACAGGACGTATGTGCAGGGACTCCCCTATACGGATCGCCTTGACTACATCTCTGCGATGAACAACAATTTCGGCTATGCGCTTGCGGTTGAGGAGCTTGCGGGCATCGAGACGACACCGCGTGCGGAGTACATCCGTGTCATCATGGCGGAGCTGAACCGCATCAACAGCCATTTGATCTTTATCGGGACGCTTGCAAACGATCTGGGCGCGTCGACGGGAATGCTTTACTGTTTCCGCGACCGCGAGAAGATCCTCGACATCTTCAACCTCGTCTGCGGTGCACGGCAGACCTTCCACTATATCCGCATCGGCGGGGTCAAGGAAGACATCTCACCCGAGGCAGAGGTGCTGATTCGCGCGTTTCTCGATGAAGTTCCCGTTTTTCTTGAGGAGTACAACAAGCTTCTGACGGGGAACGAGATCTTTATCCGCCGCATTGTGGGGACATCGCCGCTGACAACGGAACAGGCACTGTCCTACAATATGACGGGGCCGAATCTGCGTGCGACGGGGCTGGCCTTTGACCTGCGCAAGGTGGATGGCTACAGCGTCTATGACGACTTTGACTTTGACATCCCCGTGGGCAAGAACGGCGACAACTGGGATCGCTACATGGTGAAGCTGAATGAGATCGCCGAGAGCGCGAAGATCATTCGTCAGGCGATCGACGGTCTGCCCGAGGGTGACTTTATGGGGAAAAAAGTACCCAAGGTCATCAAGCCGCCGAAGGGCGAGGTGTTCAGCCGTACGGAGGGCACGCGCGGCGAGCTCGGCTTCTACATTGTCAGCGACGGGACGACGAAGCCGTACCGCATCCACATCCGCCGCCCCTCGTTCGTCAATATGCAGGGGCTGGATGCGATGTGCCGCGGTATGTTCATCGGTGACTCGGTCGCCGCGTATTCATCCATCGACCCGATCATGGGCGAAGTGGACTGCTGA
- a CDS encoding peptidase U32 family protein has protein sequence MLLHRKSVELLAPAGTWDAMTAGIAAGADAVYLGGKHFNMRLHEGDFNFDDERLKAAVDYAHAHNVELYVTLNNLISNEELPALREYLAYLNEIRPDAILVQDFAVLELVHEMGITVPLHTSVMMNTHNEHAIEKLKEYGITRIVVGREMTLSELALFRTRTGIEVEYFMHGDMCISESGQCIHSGVLFGQSGNRGRCMKICRWPFALIDETTGEVLDANSPGPYKLALKDMCMYRSIPALIQAGVYSFKIEGRMRSPEFIARLVSTYRKAIDAYIADPNGYTTDEEGWRTLYDNRVRDYTTTFAFGQPTAVDIGMTGEREPRFFSQAVEEAGFADEVLRAERPIEKENAPSRHLSVRVGTVDAARAAVDAGADTVYVGGEAFRPNRPWKLTDYEDLVRYAAGRARVVVNTPRTTMRRECGELEQFFAALNDIGVDGIMVGNLGTLKLARTLTKLPVQADHSFNIFNHLAITFLKENGLTMATASYELSFQQLRQIVENAVLPVEAVIHGAYESMICDYNFPAMSLPNYSDLAAPELLDRLYAFRDEAGGVHSIRIDQYGRNHLYFAKDLCLYPYLEKFNGLGSYRIEAQDYTADVTAEIVRIYRAALDRLAAGSDGYRTEDFERLTEISPRPLGIGTYRFRQSRNSI, from the coding sequence ATGCTGTTACACCGAAAATCCGTCGAACTGCTTGCCCCGGCGGGCACATGGGATGCCATGACCGCAGGCATTGCAGCGGGTGCGGATGCCGTCTATCTCGGCGGCAAACATTTCAATATGCGTCTGCACGAGGGCGACTTCAATTTCGATGACGAGCGCCTGAAGGCAGCCGTCGACTACGCGCACGCGCACAATGTTGAGCTCTACGTCACGCTCAACAACCTCATCAGCAACGAGGAGCTGCCCGCGCTACGCGAATACCTCGCCTACCTCAACGAGATCCGCCCCGACGCAATCCTCGTCCAGGACTTCGCCGTACTCGAACTCGTACACGAGATGGGCATCACCGTCCCCCTGCACACCTCCGTCATGATGAACACGCACAACGAGCACGCCATCGAAAAACTCAAGGAGTATGGCATCACGCGCATCGTCGTCGGGCGCGAGATGACGCTCTCCGAACTCGCACTTTTCCGCACGCGCACGGGCATAGAGGTCGAGTACTTCATGCACGGCGATATGTGCATCTCCGAGAGCGGTCAATGCATCCACTCGGGGGTGCTCTTCGGACAGAGCGGCAATCGCGGACGCTGCATGAAGATCTGCCGCTGGCCGTTCGCCCTCATCGACGAGACGACAGGAGAAGTGCTCGATGCGAACAGCCCCGGGCCGTATAAGCTCGCACTCAAGGATATGTGCATGTACCGCTCCATCCCCGCACTCATTCAGGCGGGGGTCTATTCGTTCAAAATTGAGGGGCGGATGCGTTCGCCCGAGTTCATCGCGCGGCTCGTCTCTACCTACCGCAAGGCAATTGATGCCTACATTGCAGACCCGAATGGCTACACAACGGATGAGGAGGGCTGGCGTACACTCTACGACAACCGTGTACGCGACTACACGACGACGTTTGCATTCGGACAGCCGACGGCTGTCGACATCGGCATGACGGGCGAGCGCGAACCGCGCTTCTTCAGCCAAGCGGTCGAAGAGGCGGGCTTTGCCGACGAGGTGCTGCGCGCCGAACGCCCGATTGAAAAGGAAAATGCGCCGAGCCGCCATCTCAGCGTTCGCGTCGGCACGGTCGATGCTGCGCGTGCGGCGGTGGATGCGGGTGCCGATACCGTCTATGTCGGCGGCGAGGCATTCCGCCCCAACCGCCCGTGGAAGCTCACGGACTACGAGGATCTCGTCCGCTATGCAGCAGGACGCGCACGCGTCGTCGTGAACACACCGCGCACGACCATGCGCCGTGAGTGCGGTGAACTCGAACAGTTCTTTGCCGCACTGAACGACATCGGCGTTGACGGCATCATGGTCGGCAACCTCGGCACGCTGAAGCTCGCACGCACGCTCACGAAGCTGCCTGTGCAGGCGGACCATTCGTTCAACATCTTTAACCACCTCGCAATCACCTTTCTCAAGGAGAACGGGCTCACGATGGCGACCGCCTCCTACGAGCTTTCGTTTCAGCAGCTGCGTCAGATCGTCGAGAACGCTGTGCTGCCCGTTGAGGCAGTCATCCACGGTGCATACGAGTCGATGATCTGCGACTACAATTTCCCCGCGATGTCGCTGCCGAACTACAGCGACCTCGCTGCACCCGAGCTGTTGGATCGCCTCTACGCGTTTCGTGACGAGGCGGGCGGCGTGCACTCCATCCGCATCGACCAGTACGGGCGCAACCACCTCTACTTTGCAAAGGATCTGTGTCTCTATCCCTACTTGGAGAAGTTCAACGGACTCGGCTCCTATCGCATCGAGGCGCAGGACTATACGGCGGACGTGACCGCAGAGATCGTCCGCATCTACCGCGCTGCACTCGACCGCCTCGCGGCGGGCAGTGACGGCTATCGGACAGAGGATTTCGAGCGGCTCACGGAGATTTCGCCGCGCCCACTCGGCATTGGCACGTACCGTTTCCGCCAGAGCCGTAATTCAATCTGA
- the nuoH gene encoding NADH-quinone oxidoreductase subunit NuoH produces the protein MMELSFLGAIALTLRAAVYSVVPIPFVVDLVMTFVGIAILLGIISMAAIVFTYAERKICAFIQVRIGPNRVGGRFGLLQPIADMLKLMSKEDIMPAGADKVVWALSPALLFVPAALAYAFFPFDAGAVLADVNVGVFLLFAVSGQAVLPFLMGGYASNNKYSFIGGMRIVGQMLSYEAPLLFSLLGVVMITGSLRMDDIVQMQAQTSWFIFMQPLAFIIFLIAAVAETNRTPFDLVEGESEIIAGPFTEYSGMRWALFFLAEYANLLTAAILATTFFLGGYSGPEFLPGFVWFALKAVLMVLLIMWFRWTFPRTRVDQILTFGWKVLVPLSILNVFLTGVGMYLVGIV, from the coding sequence ATGATGGAACTTTCTTTCTTGGGAGCGATTGCACTCACGCTGCGCGCTGCTGTTTACAGTGTTGTGCCGATCCCGTTTGTGGTGGATCTTGTCATGACCTTCGTCGGCATCGCAATCCTGCTCGGGATCATCTCGATGGCGGCGATTGTCTTCACCTATGCGGAGCGCAAGATCTGTGCGTTCATCCAGGTGCGCATCGGTCCGAACCGCGTCGGCGGACGCTTCGGTCTGCTTCAGCCCATCGCGGATATGCTGAAACTCATGAGCAAGGAGGATATCATGCCCGCCGGTGCGGACAAGGTGGTCTGGGCACTCTCGCCCGCACTGCTCTTTGTGCCTGCGGCACTCGCCTATGCGTTCTTCCCGTTCGATGCGGGCGCGGTACTCGCCGATGTGAACGTGGGTGTGTTCCTCCTGTTCGCTGTCTCGGGACAGGCGGTTCTGCCGTTCCTGATGGGGGGCTATGCGTCGAACAATAAATACTCGTTCATCGGCGGCATGCGCATCGTCGGGCAGATGCTCAGCTATGAGGCACCGCTGCTCTTTTCGCTGCTCGGTGTCGTCATGATTACAGGCTCTCTGCGCATGGACGACATCGTGCAGATGCAGGCGCAGACAAGCTGGTTCATCTTCATGCAGCCGCTCGCGTTCATCATCTTCCTGATTGCGGCGGTCGCGGAGACGAACCGCACGCCGTTCGACCTCGTGGAGGGCGAGTCCGAGATCATTGCAGGCCCCTTTACGGAGTACTCGGGGATGCGCTGGGCGCTGTTCTTCCTTGCGGAGTACGCGAACCTCCTGACGGCGGCGATTCTCGCGACAACGTTCTTCCTGGGCGGCTACAGCGGCCCCGAGTTCCTGCCGGGCTTCGTCTGGTTCGCCCTCAAGGCGGTACTCATGGTGCTGCTCATCATGTGGTTCCGATGGACGTTCCCACGTACGCGCGTCGATCAGATCCTCACCTTCGGCTGGAAGGTGCTCGTGCCGCTCTCGATCCTCAATGTCTTTTTGACGGGGGTCGGGATGTATCTCGTCGGTATTGTCTAA
- a CDS encoding NADH-quinone oxidoreductase subunit C, whose amino-acid sequence MRKNYVSLDALAGIRLAFPNAEYDAEAERPALYIGADELIALLTFLRDDSNLQLTRMENVTAVDWKDRFEMVYHLFSYTHMHWLTVKVTLDHDAPVIPSATAVFPGVEFEEREVYDLMGITFTGHPDLRRVFHHEDFVGHPLRKDFVPPPPPNIPRIRREGI is encoded by the coding sequence ATGAGAAAAAACTATGTATCTCTCGATGCGCTTGCCGGCATCCGACTTGCCTTTCCCAATGCAGAGTACGATGCCGAGGCAGAGCGTCCCGCCCTCTATATCGGGGCAGATGAACTCATCGCGCTGCTGACATTCCTGCGCGACGACAGCAATCTGCAGCTGACGCGTATGGAGAATGTGACGGCGGTCGACTGGAAGGATCGCTTTGAGATGGTCTACCATCTCTTTTCATACACACATATGCACTGGCTGACGGTGAAGGTGACGCTGGATCACGATGCCCCCGTCATCCCGTCGGCAACGGCAGTGTTCCCGGGCGTGGAGTTCGAGGAGCGCGAGGTCTATGACCTCATGGGAATCACGTTCACGGGGCATCCCGATCTCAGGCGCGTGTTTCACCATGAGGATTTCGTCGGGCATCCGCTGCGCAAGGACTTTGTGCCGCCGCCTCCGCCGAACATTCCGCGCATCCGAAGGGAGGGGATCTGA
- a CDS encoding NADH-quinone oxidoreductase subunit A has translation MGEFGSLGIFLVVALLFPVMALGPAFLLQPKQPSPQKYIPYECGVDPIGSPYVQFRAGYFLYALLFIVFDIETVFLYPWAVEFQMLGLFALLEMFVFVGILALGLGYAWRKGDLTWR, from the coding sequence ATGGGAGAGTTTGGAAGTCTGGGGATTTTTCTCGTGGTGGCGCTGCTGTTTCCTGTCATGGCGCTCGGTCCTGCATTTCTCTTGCAGCCGAAGCAGCCGTCACCGCAGAAATACATCCCCTACGAGTGCGGTGTCGACCCGATCGGCTCGCCGTATGTGCAGTTCCGCGCGGGGTATTTCCTCTACGCGCTGCTCTTCATCGTCTTTGACATCGAGACGGTGTTCCTCTATCCGTGGGCGGTGGAGTTCCAGATGCTGGGGCTGTTCGCGCTGCTCGAGATGTTCGTCTTCGTCGGAATTCTCGCGCTCGGCCTTGGCTATGCGTGGCGAAAGGGGGATCTCACATGGAGATAG
- a CDS encoding 4Fe-4S dicluster domain-containing protein has protein sequence MFGKGLLTGMSVTWKHLWGKKETFCYPEEKLPMTDNFRGGNLAMDWRVCIGCSMCANACPNKALDLTIVQDAKKKRHMKSYVHKSGRCLYCNLCVEVCPVKTLVWDKEYAISTWSKETMTHDAMTDADRADLEEFLAQVEVEAAEEKAKKEAAAKAKAEAAAKAKAEAEKAAAENPETAKPAAAEKPAAPADAAEKMAAAKAAAAKAAAAKAAAAKSPVAEKSAETKAEPPVETKNTEQKGGTA, from the coding sequence ATGTTTGGAAAAGGCCTCTTGACAGGCATGAGCGTCACATGGAAGCATCTCTGGGGCAAGAAGGAAACGTTCTGCTACCCCGAAGAAAAACTTCCGATGACGGATAATTTCCGCGGGGGAAACCTCGCGATGGACTGGCGTGTCTGCATCGGCTGCTCGATGTGTGCGAATGCGTGCCCGAACAAGGCACTCGATCTTACCATTGTACAGGATGCAAAGAAAAAGCGTCATATGAAGTCCTATGTGCACAAGTCCGGACGATGCCTCTACTGCAATCTCTGCGTGGAGGTCTGCCCCGTCAAGACCCTCGTCTGGGACAAGGAATATGCGATCTCGACGTGGAGCAAGGAGACGATGACCCACGACGCAATGACGGATGCGGATCGCGCGGATCTGGAGGAATTCCTCGCGCAGGTCGAAGTTGAGGCAGCGGAGGAAAAGGCGAAGAAGGAAGCCGCTGCCAAGGCAAAGGCGGAGGCGGCCGCGAAGGCAAAAGCCGAGGCGGAGAAGGCGGCGGCGGAGAATCCGGAGACGGCAAAGCCTGCGGCAGCGGAAAAACCCGCTGCACCCGCCGATGCAGCAGAAAAAATGGCGGCGGCGAAGGCGGCTGCAGCCAAGGCAGCTGCGGCAAAAGCCGCCGCAGCAAAATCTCCGGTGGCGGAGAAATCGGCTGAGACGAAGGCGGAGCCGCCCGTCGAAACGAAGAACACGGAGCAGAAAGGAGGGACGGCATGA
- the nuoL gene encoding NADH-quinone oxidoreductase subunit L, whose amino-acid sequence MFTFALTHAYLIPLFPALAFLIIGPFTRQEKNLSATIAITMMSLAFAFSVFVALATVNYQITMNDPYVMKALWAQIGDVKLTMGVLIDPLAAMMLVIVTLVSLLVYIYSVSYMEHDEGMGRFFAFISLFSAAMLGLVVSVNFLQLYVFWEGVGLCSYLLIGFYYHKVSAREAAKKAFITTRIGDFGMLVGILLVQMVFGTMDFIELRMLVPPYVLAAGTGFLTVIGLLLFMGAIGKSGQFPLHVWLLDAMEGPTPTSALIHAATMVAAGVYLVARAFFIFSESPFVMDFIAGLGAFTALFAAIIAVTQRKFKSVLAYSTISQLGYMMLAVGVGAFSASMFHLMTHAFFKAMLFLCAGAVMHALHDETDITKMGGLWKKMPLTFAAMLVGVLAIAGIPPFSGFFSKDEILAAVMHASTPLYVMATVTSFLTAFYMARLLILAFLGESRSKYEAHEVDAFMRWPMIMLIMLTLVSGALGYFGGFSVWVNEGVPHHETIDWTVAGTSTVLALIAFAAAYQIYGRHSLRTAMQQRSYGFLYRVVYNKFYIDELYGYFRERLVYGTALILKWVDEKIFDNIMIGLGAYALATSDLLTESANGQAQRYVVVFYTGVLILLCYALYWAIQIIAYWGGGFR is encoded by the coding sequence ATGTTTACATTTGCACTCACGCATGCCTATCTGATCCCACTCTTCCCTGCGCTCGCATTTCTCATCATCGGGCCGTTTACGCGGCAGGAGAAAAACCTCTCCGCGACGATCGCAATCACGATGATGTCTCTTGCGTTCGCGTTCTCTGTCTTCGTCGCTCTCGCCACCGTGAACTATCAGATCACGATGAACGATCCCTATGTGATGAAGGCACTCTGGGCGCAGATCGGCGATGTGAAGCTGACAATGGGCGTGCTCATCGATCCTCTCGCGGCGATGATGCTCGTCATTGTGACGCTTGTCTCGCTGCTCGTCTATATCTACTCCGTAAGCTACATGGAGCACGACGAGGGGATGGGGCGTTTCTTCGCGTTCATCTCGCTGTTCTCGGCGGCGATGCTCGGGCTCGTCGTCTCGGTCAACTTCCTCCAGCTCTACGTGTTCTGGGAGGGGGTCGGACTTTGCTCGTACCTCCTCATCGGCTTCTACTATCACAAGGTTTCGGCGCGTGAGGCGGCAAAAAAGGCATTCATCACGACCCGCATCGGCGATTTCGGGATGCTCGTCGGCATCCTGCTCGTCCAGATGGTGTTTGGTACGATGGATTTCATCGAGCTGCGTATGCTCGTGCCCCCCTATGTTCTCGCTGCGGGCACGGGCTTCCTGACCGTCATCGGCCTCCTGCTCTTTATGGGGGCGATCGGCAAGTCGGGACAGTTCCCGCTCCACGTCTGGCTGCTCGATGCGATGGAAGGCCCTACGCCCACATCGGCACTCATCCATGCGGCGACAATGGTCGCGGCGGGTGTCTACCTCGTCGCACGCGCATTCTTCATCTTCAGTGAATCTCCGTTTGTGATGGACTTTATCGCGGGGCTCGGTGCATTTACCGCGCTCTTTGCGGCGATCATCGCCGTGACCCAGCGCAAGTTCAAGTCGGTGCTCGCGTACTCGACCATCAGTCAGCTCGGCTATATGATGCTTGCGGTCGGTGTCGGTGCGTTCTCCGCCTCGATGTTCCACCTCATGACGCACGCCTTCTTCAAGGCGATGCTCTTCCTCTGTGCGGGTGCCGTCATGCACGCACTGCACGATGAGACGGACATTACGAAGATGGGCGGCCTGTGGAAAAAGATGCCGCTGACCTTTGCGGCAATGCTTGTCGGTGTGCTTGCCATTGCGGGCATTCCGCCGTTCTCGGGCTTCTTCTCAAAGGATGAGATCCTCGCGGCGGTCATGCACGCGAGCACCCCGCTCTACGTGATGGCAACCGTCACGTCCTTCCTAACGGCGTTCTATATGGCGCGTCTGCTCATTTTGGCGTTCCTTGGCGAGAGCCGCAGCAAATACGAGGCTCACGAGGTCGACGCATTCATGCGCTGGCCAATGATTATGCTCATTATGCTCACCCTCGTGAGCGGCGCGTTGGGGTACTTCGGCGGCTTCTCCGTTTGGGTCAATGAAGGTGTACCGCATCATGAGACAATCGACTGGACGGTTGCAGGGACGAGTACGGTGCTTGCACTGATTGCCTTTGCCGCCGCCTATCAGATCTACGGGCGGCACAGTTTGCGGACGGCGATGCAGCAGCGCAGCTACGGTTTCCTCTACCGCGTCGTCTATAACAAGTTCTACATCGACGAACTCTACGGTTATTTCCGTGAGCGGCTCGTCTACGGCACGGCGCTGATCCTGAAATGGGTCGATGAAAAGATCTTCGACAACATTATGATCGGTCTGGGGGCGTATGCGCTCGCCACGAGCGACCTCCTCACGGAGTCTGCGAACGGGCAGGCACAGCGGTACGTCGTCGTATTCTACACGGGTGTGCTCATTCTCCTTTGCTACGCGCTCTATTGGGCGATACAGATCATCGCTTACTGGGGAGGTGGGTTCCGATGA
- a CDS encoding NADH-quinone oxidoreductase subunit J → MSIIFYFLAAVTIIGALGVVLSPNVVHSALFLVLSFIGVAAIYFYIGAEFLGAVQLMVYSGAVAVLIVMAIMLTRRDSMAQSNPSQKLFRRVVTGLLAGGFFFLIGLGIVLSPLPGGELGASTGAQEIARLMLGTYILPFEIVAVLLLVAMVGALVLARGGDTA, encoded by the coding sequence ATGAGTATCATCTTCTATTTTCTTGCGGCGGTGACAATCATCGGTGCCCTCGGTGTCGTCCTGTCCCCAAATGTTGTGCACAGCGCACTCTTCCTCGTCCTCTCCTTTATCGGTGTGGCGGCGATCTACTTCTATATCGGCGCGGAGTTCCTCGGCGCGGTGCAGCTGATGGTCTACAGTGGCGCGGTTGCCGTCCTCATTGTCATGGCGATTATGCTGACGCGGCGCGACTCAATGGCGCAGTCGAACCCCTCGCAGAAGCTCTTTCGCCGCGTGGTGACGGGTTTGCTCGCGGGCGGCTTCTTCTTCCTCATCGGTCTCGGCATCGTCCTCTCCCCCTTGCCGGGTGGAGAACTCGGCGCATCTACGGGTGCGCAGGAGATTGCGCGGCTGATGCTCGGCACGTACATCCTGCCGTTTGAGATCGTGGCGGTGCTGCTGCTCGTCGCGATGGTCGGGGCACTTGTCCTCGCGAGGGGAGGGGATACGGCATGA
- a CDS encoding NADH-quinone oxidoreductase subunit B, with protein sequence MEIADRVPESLRHNVFVVKLDELLRWAHASSIWPLSSGLACCAIEMMSTATARFDLARFGYEVFRPCPRQADLLIVAGTLTWKMADPIVRLYEEMPEPKYVIAMGACTIAGGPFADSYAVVPGVDEILPVDVYIPGCPPRPEALIDGMLKLREKILHPERVAAERAFWAEQAEKKAVNA encoded by the coding sequence ATGGAGATAGCGGATCGCGTTCCCGAAAGCCTGCGGCACAATGTCTTCGTGGTGAAGCTCGACGAGCTTCTGCGCTGGGCGCATGCGAGCTCGATCTGGCCGCTCTCTTCGGGGCTTGCCTGCTGTGCAATCGAGATGATGAGCACGGCGACGGCGCGCTTCGACCTCGCGCGCTTCGGCTACGAGGTGTTTCGCCCGTGTCCGCGTCAGGCGGATCTCCTGATCGTTGCGGGGACGCTGACGTGGAAGATGGCAGATCCGATTGTACGCCTCTACGAGGAGATGCCCGAGCCAAAATATGTGATCGCAATGGGGGCGTGTACAATTGCGGGCGGCCCCTTTGCGGATTCGTATGCCGTTGTGCCGGGCGTGGATGAGATCCTGCCCGTGGATGTCTATATCCCCGGCTGTCCGCCGCGTCCCGAGGCACTGATCGACGGGATGCTCAAGCTGCGCGAGAAGATTCTACACCCCGAACGGGTCGCTGCCGAGCGTGCGTTCTGGGCGGAGCAGGCGGAGAAGAAGGCGGTGAACGCATGA